In Gouania willdenowi chromosome 17, fGouWil2.1, whole genome shotgun sequence, one DNA window encodes the following:
- the LOC114479081 gene encoding potassium voltage-gated channel subfamily KQT member 3-like produces the protein MGLRSRTVASSSSVEQKNNNKAPPADPLDQGTGGAVDKDGALLLVVQGRDEPKRGSQGIGIGLLAKTPMSYTRSTKRNNIRKRKIQNLIYDALERPRGWALLYHAFVPRRR, from the coding sequence ATGGGACTAAGGTCCAGGACCGTCGCTAGCAGCAGCTCGGTGGAGcagaagaataataataaggcTCCACCAGCGGACCCTCTGGACCAAGGCACCGGGGGAGCAGTGGATAAGGATGGAGCCCTGTTGCTGGTGGTGCAGGGCCGGGATGAACCCAAACGTGGGTCTCAGGGCATCGGCATCGGGCTGCTGGCCAAGACCCCCATGAGCTACACCCGCTCCACCAAGAGGAATAACATCCGCAAGAGGAAGATCCAGAACCTGATCTACGACGCGCTGGAGAGGCCGAGAGGATGGGCTCTGCTCTACCACGCGTTTGT